The following are encoded together in the Weissella soli genome:
- a CDS encoding glycoside hydrolase family 43 protein, translated as MQIKNPILPGFNSDPSIIRVEDTYYIATSTFEWFPGVRIHASQDLVHWNLVTNVLDTVKLVDMKGNPSSGGIWAPDLSYADGKFWLIYTDVKITDGAFKDMKNYLTTAEQIEGPWSAPTLVNGVGFDASMFHDEDGRKYLVQQTWDHREYHHPFDGITLTEFDVETMKLKPATARTIFEGTAVKLVEGPHLYKLNGEYFLFAAEGGTIFTHQEVVARSKSLDAKSFVVEPDGPFLTNFDTPNSYLQKQGHGALVNTPGGEWYYASLTARPWNHDNESATDPRGWSTLGRETSLQKVYWDEQGWPRVEGGHGGKTFVDAPKDAIETEAPADHSQHDDFVSEKLDLNWNTLRVPFTEKMGTTGNGSLKLIGQGSLANPFDLSLIARRWQAFYFDAETKVKFDPYSYQAMAGLTNYYNHSHWSWIFVTKNDEGAPVIEIGENKGGLRNGSYSSYFKDDAPIIPVGTEWVRFKTEVRKESYTYLYAFDDGDWIETGITLDAAVLSDDYVVREYGGFFTGAYVGLAAVDYSGYDSTAEFDFFDYKELGDYLEADGSFSWRAAETRYF; from the coding sequence ATGCAAATTAAAAACCCAATTTTACCTGGATTTAACTCAGATCCGTCAATTATTCGTGTTGAAGATACGTATTATATTGCAACATCAACTTTTGAATGGTTTCCTGGGGTGCGTATTCACGCCTCGCAGGATTTAGTTCACTGGAATTTAGTCACTAATGTGTTGGACACTGTTAAATTGGTGGACATGAAAGGCAACCCATCATCAGGAGGTATTTGGGCCCCAGATCTATCATATGCCGATGGTAAATTCTGGTTGATTTACACTGATGTCAAGATTACTGATGGCGCATTTAAGGATATGAAAAACTATTTGACAACGGCTGAGCAGATCGAAGGGCCTTGGTCAGCACCAACGCTTGTTAATGGTGTCGGATTTGATGCATCAATGTTTCATGATGAGGATGGTCGTAAATACCTAGTGCAACAAACTTGGGACCATCGTGAATACCATCACCCATTTGATGGCATCACTTTAACTGAATTTGATGTTGAGACGATGAAGTTGAAACCAGCGACGGCGCGTACAATTTTTGAGGGTACTGCTGTAAAATTAGTCGAAGGTCCGCATTTATACAAACTTAATGGTGAATATTTCTTATTTGCCGCTGAAGGTGGTACTATCTTCACTCACCAAGAGGTAGTGGCACGTTCAAAGAGTTTAGATGCCAAGTCATTCGTTGTAGAACCTGATGGACCATTTCTCACTAATTTTGACACACCAAATTCATACTTACAAAAGCAGGGTCATGGTGCTTTAGTGAATACACCTGGTGGTGAATGGTATTATGCTTCACTAACTGCTCGGCCATGGAACCATGATAACGAGTCGGCTACTGACCCGCGTGGTTGGTCAACTTTAGGACGTGAAACTTCTCTCCAAAAGGTTTACTGGGATGAACAAGGATGGCCACGGGTTGAGGGCGGCCATGGGGGCAAAACGTTTGTAGATGCACCTAAAGATGCTATTGAAACTGAAGCGCCTGCCGATCACTCACAACATGATGATTTCGTATCAGAAAAGTTGGATTTAAATTGGAATACTCTTCGGGTACCATTCACTGAAAAGATGGGTACAACTGGTAACGGATCATTAAAGTTGATTGGACAAGGTTCATTAGCCAATCCATTTGATCTATCTTTGATTGCTCGTCGTTGGCAAGCGTTTTACTTCGATGCCGAGACCAAGGTTAAGTTTGATCCCTACTCATACCAAGCAATGGCTGGGCTGACAAACTATTATAATCATTCTCATTGGTCATGGATTTTTGTGACAAAAAATGACGAGGGTGCGCCAGTTATTGAGATCGGTGAAAACAAAGGTGGACTACGCAACGGTTCGTACTCTTCATATTTTAAGGACGATGCTCCTATAATTCCCGTGGGTACTGAATGGGTTCGTTTCAAAACTGAAGTACGTAAAGAGTCATACACTTATCTATATGCATTTGACGATGGTGATTGGATTGAAACTGGTATTACGCTAGATGCAGCTGTCTTGTCAGATGATTACGTAGTACGTGAATATGGTGGCTTCTTCACAGGTGCTTATGTTGGATTAGCAGCGGTTGATTATTCAGGATATGATAGCACTGCTGAATTTGATTTCTTTGACTACAAGGAGTTGGGCGATTACCTAGAAGCTGATGGGTCATTTTCCTGGCGAGCTGCGGAAACGCGTTACTTCTAA